One Mycobacteroides salmoniphilum DNA segment encodes these proteins:
- a CDS encoding CPBP family intramembrane glutamic endopeptidase, whose translation MKRRCFAASWQFLSRWGIWIGLLVSAAVFALAHGINAVMPLAFVIGLSTGLLLQLSGSIWPGVLVHAVYNSLGIFYHAVAGG comes from the coding sequence GTGAAGAGGCGCTGTTTCGCGGCGTCTTGGCAGTTCCTCTCACGTTGGGGCATTTGGATCGGTCTGTTGGTCAGCGCAGCCGTCTTCGCGCTCGCTCATGGCATTAACGCTGTCATGCCACTGGCATTCGTCATCGGGCTCAGCACCGGACTGCTGCTACAGCTTTCCGGCTCTATCTGGCCAGGAGTGCTGGTCCATGCCGTCTACAACAGTTTGGGTATCTTTTACCACGCCGTCGCCGGCGGCTGA
- a CDS encoding ankyrin repeat domain-containing protein, whose amino-acid sequence MNNDAAAFRAEVAAGVDINFPGPEDMTPLHIAADRGNIEIAKELLDAGANVDPINVWGNTPLWMAVMKRHLNSPDGSMVRLLLDSNADPTRTESENGRSALVMSRLLAGFPKELAHLVEAKADELKTRG is encoded by the coding sequence ATGAACAACGATGCTGCCGCTTTTCGTGCTGAGGTTGCCGCAGGCGTTGACATCAACTTTCCTGGGCCAGAAGACATGACGCCGCTACATATTGCCGCCGATCGTGGAAACATCGAAATCGCCAAAGAGCTACTCGACGCTGGCGCGAACGTCGACCCGATCAACGTGTGGGGCAACACACCGCTGTGGATGGCGGTAATGAAGCGTCACCTGAATTCGCCTGACGGATCAATGGTTAGGCTGCTCCTTGACAGCAACGCCGATCCGACCAGGACAGAGTCCGAAAACGGCCGATCAGCTCTGGTGATGAGCCGGCTCCTTGCTGGATTCCCCAAAGAGCTGGCACACCTCGTCGAGGCCAAGGCAGACGAGTTGAAAACGCGCGGATAG
- a CDS encoding DUF2625 family protein codes for MKTLDELLNVEEPAWPEIQTWLNHGAHRALSITNEQGRAELEKLQVTVRSGAGALTYNCGGILADHGWLKIFGGGTPNFPSLNNMAIPGFMFCAMDVLGGLFAADYGGIKEANGEVHYWPFDTLKWEPCGFGHYDFLHWALTCTDKVNGFYQDYRWANWQTDIENLPVDVGIGVSAPAWSREGRDINKVSRRPIPMVEICHEMQMFAELLGDVDPYPIDWNPSPAVST; via the coding sequence ATGAAGACACTAGATGAGCTCTTGAACGTTGAAGAGCCGGCCTGGCCCGAAATCCAGACCTGGCTTAATCACGGGGCTCATCGTGCGCTGTCGATCACCAACGAGCAAGGTAGAGCGGAGCTGGAGAAGTTGCAGGTGACCGTCCGCTCTGGAGCTGGCGCCCTCACCTACAACTGTGGCGGGATCCTGGCAGATCATGGGTGGCTCAAGATCTTTGGCGGCGGCACCCCCAACTTTCCCAGCCTCAACAACATGGCAATCCCAGGGTTCATGTTCTGTGCCATGGACGTACTCGGGGGCCTCTTTGCCGCCGACTATGGCGGCATCAAGGAAGCGAACGGCGAAGTCCACTACTGGCCGTTCGATACCCTCAAATGGGAGCCTTGTGGATTCGGGCACTACGACTTTCTGCACTGGGCACTGACATGCACCGATAAAGTCAACGGGTTCTACCAGGACTACCGCTGGGCGAACTGGCAAACCGACATCGAAAACCTTCCGGTCGACGTTGGGATCGGTGTGTCGGCGCCAGCGTGGTCACGTGAAGGCCGCGACATCAACAAAGTGAGCCGTCGCCCCATACCGATGGTCGAAATCTGCCACGAGATGCAGATGTTCGCAGAGCTCCTTGGAGATGTCGACCCGTACCCCATCGACTGGAATCCTTCACCAGCGGTGAGTACCTAG
- a CDS encoding NucA/NucB deoxyribonuclease domain-containing protein, protein MAGLDTSLTSTERAAGLPVNPAAGLVSQSPAGPVEMTLPTQLGAGQTTRAGQMVYPDAGAGFDLLAENTRDGYRTVARINSADGVRSVTTLVSTPADTVMLMHSSGHLTLNRATALAETLGVMSPAEARDANGNIVYSAYVAKQVAPQLYQVSEVISPTESTTWPVYVDPPLAVGGDYSQYGWTDVDHTLDSIGHGFMKAGEAIGKAFEPLADGQHMQAEAVGNQVRQHPLESAMLVGSTALMATGVGSAAGAGVLARVSLTLNVASVGTEAVAATDPNNKGLQNFSAGMQILAAVTPQGLTKKTVENVAENALEQGVKKADDIAAESSTITRVTPENAPTPTQLAREVGDAGKAPEVPKVPNAPPGKYVPEVHPACTGMNCGHVTEHPTAVYSEKDMAGHYQHKAETAPDVMTKETAEQTKINRRGNMRGTKPEPGMHRDESPPASSAESRDGKADVKHLPADESIKERDLLRTLYTRFKMKPGDNYQFAYRNNQGELNCQRCVLNPPTAPQSPARVPERPSSPADLRQVQAARAEQASQAQRSKALQGARMVNSVSQQQAQHNNEPQTVHARPESEAQQRDNQAVRNTSTTNQTRDHAREGARPAQNTASTHNGNGSSHDSGSHSKSSGSKKNNKGNGKGNRAKRSRTGRH, encoded by the coding sequence GTGGCCGGACTCGACACATCTCTGACCAGTACAGAGCGGGCCGCGGGCTTGCCGGTGAACCCAGCTGCCGGTCTGGTGTCCCAGAGCCCCGCCGGTCCTGTGGAGATGACACTTCCCACGCAGCTCGGCGCTGGACAGACCACTAGGGCCGGGCAGATGGTGTACCCGGATGCCGGCGCCGGGTTCGATCTGCTGGCCGAGAACACCCGCGACGGCTACCGCACCGTGGCCCGCATCAACAGCGCGGACGGTGTGCGGTCGGTGACTACGTTGGTGAGCACTCCCGCCGACACGGTGATGCTGATGCACTCCAGCGGGCACCTCACGCTGAACCGGGCCACCGCACTGGCAGAAACCCTGGGTGTGATGTCGCCGGCCGAGGCCCGTGACGCCAACGGGAACATCGTGTACTCGGCGTATGTGGCCAAACAGGTTGCCCCCCAGCTGTACCAAGTCTCCGAAGTCATCTCACCCACCGAATCCACCACCTGGCCCGTCTACGTCGATCCGCCACTAGCCGTAGGCGGCGACTACTCCCAGTACGGCTGGACCGATGTCGACCACACCCTCGATTCGATCGGCCACGGCTTCATGAAAGCCGGGGAGGCCATCGGCAAGGCATTCGAGCCCCTGGCCGACGGGCAGCACATGCAAGCCGAAGCGGTCGGGAATCAGGTTCGTCAGCACCCGCTGGAGTCGGCGATGCTGGTCGGCAGCACCGCGTTGATGGCCACCGGCGTCGGGTCCGCTGCTGGCGCTGGAGTGCTCGCCAGGGTCTCTCTCACCCTGAACGTGGCCTCGGTCGGTACCGAAGCCGTCGCCGCGACGGACCCCAACAACAAGGGCTTGCAAAACTTCTCGGCCGGGATGCAAATCCTTGCTGCCGTCACCCCACAAGGACTGACCAAAAAGACCGTCGAAAACGTCGCCGAGAACGCCCTCGAACAAGGCGTCAAGAAAGCCGACGACATCGCCGCGGAATCCTCCACCATCACTCGGGTCACCCCCGAAAATGCCCCCACACCAACACAACTCGCTAGGGAGGTTGGTGATGCAGGTAAGGCGCCTGAGGTTCCCAAGGTCCCCAACGCGCCACCGGGCAAGTACGTCCCGGAGGTGCACCCAGCTTGCACGGGCATGAACTGCGGGCACGTCACCGAGCATCCAACCGCCGTCTACAGCGAGAAGGACATGGCGGGTCACTACCAGCACAAAGCTGAGACCGCGCCAGACGTGATGACCAAAGAGACCGCCGAGCAGACCAAGATTAACCGGCGCGGCAACATGCGCGGAACCAAGCCCGAGCCGGGCATGCACCGGGACGAATCACCGCCCGCGTCCTCGGCCGAGAGTCGCGACGGGAAGGCCGATGTCAAGCATCTTCCCGCCGACGAGAGCATCAAGGAACGCGACCTACTCCGCACCCTCTACACCCGGTTCAAGATGAAACCAGGCGACAATTACCAGTTCGCCTACCGCAACAACCAGGGCGAGCTGAACTGCCAACGCTGCGTACTTAATCCGCCCACCGCGCCGCAGTCGCCCGCAAGGGTCCCGGAGCGCCCATCGTCACCCGCTGATCTGCGCCAGGTCCAGGCCGCTCGCGCTGAGCAGGCATCCCAGGCGCAGCGCTCCAAAGCCTTGCAGGGTGCCCGGATGGTCAATAGCGTGAGCCAACAGCAGGCGCAGCACAACAACGAGCCCCAAACTGTTCACGCACGGCCCGAATCGGAAGCCCAGCAGCGCGACAACCAAGCCGTGCGCAACACGTCGACTACCAACCAGACCCGTGACCACGCCAGGGAAGGCGCGCGACCCGCTCAGAACACCGCCAGCACTCATAATGGGAACGGCAGCTCGCACGACAGCGGTTCACATTCCAAGAGCAGCGGCAGCAAGAAGAACAACAAGGGCAACGGCAAGGGCAACCGCGCTAAACGCTCCAGAACAGGACGCCACTAG
- a CDS encoding DUF805 domain-containing protein, with product MLMQTLAAGLLVSGVALGTDTMLKQALVTVLIGLVLIWAAPGWALTVRRLHDADHSGWLVLLALVPYIGSLIPILFGFLPSRPRGESFDRR from the coding sequence ATGCTGATGCAAACCCTGGCCGCTGGCCTTCTTGTATCTGGAGTAGCCCTCGGCACAGACACCATGCTCAAGCAAGCGTTGGTGACAGTGCTCATAGGATTAGTTCTGATATGGGCGGCCCCAGGATGGGCACTGACAGTCCGCAGGCTCCACGACGCCGACCATTCAGGATGGCTAGTCCTGCTAGCTCTCGTGCCCTACATAGGCTCCCTGATCCCGATCCTCTTCGGCTTCTTACCCTCAAGGCCGCGCGGAGAATCTTTCGACCGTCGTTGA
- a CDS encoding SMI1/KNR4 family protein, protein MTVPRDIQTWLPTLVAMLQDAPPQINLVEGATTFAEHSFGWSFTYDGANPTNSPATEHFREAAYRIHQGLDKQFGAVLRASRAGLREVHIVELPQNVSYGLGGDIVGDLVRDDGALPAPYRRQAERCPRAAPAPGADPSALAALTARKIPGAQPATQEEILAVEARLGIALPGEIRALYLTAGSGELVLNEDPDAGDFYGMDIIPLGDGPYRQTYLPENRLSAWKYGATETIAADPNRRIQPLAGTPLWFPVGTDGGGNVYCADLAPAENGHYGQVIFLDHELNIGAELVSDSFTDLLVHQRLCPPTGPVRDAAKVYLNRVAIEDAAARDDLEVVCLGISDTAVDLGPLLDRSSVRTIDARYSRLADPMQVKSFPALEYLSMTSRDWRALLDSDGVPGGLMAANIDGADAIETAAIANEILTRWGRPLITVTALRPENKPRRRPVWWRRSKLN, encoded by the coding sequence GTGACGGTGCCTCGGGATATTCAAACCTGGTTGCCAACGCTCGTCGCCATGCTGCAGGACGCTCCGCCGCAGATCAACCTGGTTGAGGGCGCCACTACTTTCGCTGAACACAGCTTTGGATGGTCATTCACCTACGACGGCGCCAACCCCACGAACTCCCCGGCTACCGAGCACTTCCGCGAAGCCGCATACCGTATCCATCAAGGCCTCGACAAGCAATTCGGCGCAGTTCTGCGTGCAAGCCGCGCCGGACTTCGGGAGGTCCACATTGTCGAACTACCCCAGAACGTGTCCTACGGGCTTGGCGGCGACATCGTGGGAGACCTCGTCCGTGATGACGGCGCGCTTCCGGCGCCGTATCGGCGCCAAGCGGAGCGATGCCCGCGTGCCGCGCCCGCCCCGGGCGCGGATCCCAGCGCGCTGGCCGCGCTGACTGCACGCAAAATCCCCGGTGCCCAACCCGCCACGCAGGAAGAAATTTTGGCTGTTGAGGCCAGGCTAGGCATCGCCCTGCCAGGAGAAATACGTGCGCTGTATCTGACGGCCGGAAGCGGAGAACTCGTCCTCAACGAAGATCCAGACGCCGGCGACTTCTACGGCATGGACATCATCCCGTTGGGTGACGGACCCTACAGGCAGACGTATCTTCCTGAAAATCGTCTCTCAGCATGGAAATACGGCGCAACCGAGACAATAGCGGCTGACCCCAATCGCAGAATACAGCCGCTGGCCGGCACCCCTCTGTGGTTCCCCGTCGGAACGGACGGAGGAGGGAATGTCTATTGCGCTGACTTGGCACCGGCTGAAAACGGCCACTATGGGCAGGTGATCTTCCTCGATCACGAATTGAACATCGGCGCAGAGCTTGTCAGCGACTCGTTCACAGATCTGCTGGTTCATCAGCGATTGTGTCCACCCACCGGACCAGTCAGAGACGCGGCCAAAGTTTACTTGAACCGGGTGGCGATTGAAGATGCCGCCGCCCGCGACGATCTCGAAGTAGTGTGCCTCGGAATTTCTGACACCGCAGTCGATCTGGGTCCACTGCTAGATCGCTCGAGCGTGCGCACCATAGATGCCAGATACAGCAGGCTGGCAGACCCCATGCAAGTCAAAAGCTTTCCTGCGCTGGAGTATCTGTCCATGACATCAAGAGACTGGCGTGCTTTGCTGGACTCTGACGGTGTGCCCGGTGGCTTGATGGCTGCCAACATTGATGGCGCTGACGCGATAGAGACAGCCGCCATCGCAAATGAGATTCTCACCCGCTGGGGACGTCCCCTCATAACGGTCACAGCTCTTCGCCCAGAAAACAAACCCCGCCGCCGGCCGGTGTGGTGGCGACGTTCGAAACTGAACTGA
- a CDS encoding endonuclease/exonuclease/phosphatase family protein, whose translation MAQRTALRSAVADTIAPQADNNLIIGTWNLRAFGGLSPTWQAGAGDSPKRDWRAVTFIAEVIRRCDVVALQEIRRDPTALRFLLKTLGPQWRVIVSDVTEGDAGNGERLAFVYNTERVQPSGLVGELVLPEIGDHPVRQFARSPYAASFQRGGTEFILTTVHVLWGDAPEDRLPELTAFAQWMLAWAKRKSDWNTNLLVLGDFNLDRMGDPLFDAFLSTGLWPPAELNDVRRTIFDNDHTRHFYDQIAWFSTPTGTQLLQSLTYSKRAGSFDFVPHCYPNLTKNELSWRISDHHPLWTEFEIG comes from the coding sequence GTGGCGCAGCGCACCGCGTTGCGCAGTGCGGTCGCGGACACGATCGCGCCCCAGGCTGACAACAACCTGATCATCGGCACCTGGAACCTGCGCGCCTTCGGCGGTCTGAGCCCGACCTGGCAGGCTGGGGCGGGCGATTCACCTAAACGTGACTGGCGGGCCGTCACGTTCATCGCCGAAGTGATCCGGCGCTGCGATGTCGTGGCATTGCAAGAAATTCGCCGCGATCCCACCGCGTTGCGCTTCCTGCTGAAAACCCTTGGGCCCCAGTGGCGGGTCATTGTCTCCGATGTCACCGAAGGTGATGCCGGCAACGGTGAACGGTTGGCCTTTGTCTACAACACCGAACGGGTTCAACCTTCGGGGCTCGTGGGCGAACTGGTATTACCTGAGATCGGCGATCATCCGGTGCGCCAGTTCGCCCGCTCCCCCTACGCTGCCAGCTTCCAGCGCGGAGGCACCGAGTTCATCCTGACCACCGTTCACGTGCTCTGGGGCGATGCACCCGAAGACCGACTACCAGAACTGACCGCCTTCGCGCAGTGGATGCTCGCCTGGGCCAAACGCAAGTCCGATTGGAACACCAACCTGCTGGTGCTCGGCGACTTCAACCTCGACCGTATGGGCGATCCATTGTTTGATGCGTTCTTGTCGACAGGCCTGTGGCCGCCAGCAGAACTCAATGATGTCCGCCGCACCATCTTTGACAACGACCACACCCGCCACTTCTACGACCAGATCGCCTGGTTCTCGACCCCCACCGGCACCCAGCTCCTGCAATCGCTGACCTACTCCAAAAGAGCCGGATCATTCGACTTCGTACCGCACTGCTACCCCAACCTCACCAAAAACGAACTCTCGTGGCGCATCTCCGACCACCACCCGCTGTGGACCGAGTTCGAGATCGGGTAG
- a CDS encoding cyclic-phosphate processing receiver domain-containing protein, with product MKLWVDDERPAPDDWAWAKTSDDALSLLGGVEPVEAISLDHDLGGEDTTRPVVRWLAEHGGWPERVYVHTANPVGRQWLEGMVQRYGPGVSRWS from the coding sequence ATGAAGCTGTGGGTAGACGACGAACGTCCGGCTCCCGACGACTGGGCCTGGGCGAAGACGTCGGACGATGCACTGAGCCTGCTCGGCGGGGTCGAACCCGTCGAGGCAATCAGTCTGGACCACGACCTAGGTGGCGAAGACACAACACGGCCCGTGGTGCGGTGGCTCGCCGAGCACGGCGGCTGGCCCGAGCGCGTGTACGTGCACACCGCCAATCCTGTTGGGAGGCAGTGGCTCGAAGGGATGGTTCAGCGTTATGGTCCTGGCGTGAGCCGATGGAGCTGA